GCCCGCCAGTTCCTGGATACCGGCTTGTCCGTCCAGTTCGGCGTTCAGGCCTGCTTTGATCATACGGAGGGCGAGCGGGCTGTGCATCATCATGGTTTCAGACCATTCGACGTATTCGTCTTCCAGTTTATCCAAAGGAACAACTTTATTGACGAGGCCCATATCGAGTGCTTCCTGGGCGTTATACTTACGGCAGAGGAACCAGATTTCGCGGGCTTTCTTCTGTCCGACAATGCGTGCCAGGTAAGAAGAGCCGAAGCCTGCATCGAAACTGCCTACACGGGGACCCGTCTGTCCGAAGATAGCATTCTCGGATGCAATTGTCAAGTCGCACACCACATGCAATACATGACCGCCACCGATGGCAAAACCATTCACCGCAGCAATAACCGGCTTCGGCATTGAACGGATTTGTTTTTGTACATCGAGAACATTCAGACGTGCCACACCGTCTTTACCGATATAACCGCCATGACCTTTTACATTCATATCCCCTCCGGCACAGAATGCGGTATCGCCGGCTCCTGTCAGGACGATTACATTTATATCTTGGCGTTCGCGGCAGATATAAAGCGCGTCGCTCATTTCGGTTGTTGTAGTGGGAGTGAAGGCATTACGATAGCGTTCGCGGTTGATGGTGATGCGGGCAATGCCTTTATAGAAGTCGAAAAGAATATCTTCGTATTCTTTTATAGTTGTCCATTCTCTTTTTGTTGACATATTATTTTTGCTTTAGTTGATGATAATACTCTTTCAGCAGGCGAACATCTTCGTCTTTATCGGTGAAAACCTCCATCAGGATCGGCTGATTCACCGGATTAGGGTCGGTAAAGACTTTCATCGCTTCTTCCAGCTCTTCCATATTCCGTACGCCCTGGTAAAGGAATCCCCGTTCGGTTGCCCAGCCTTGTGCCGATGTCTTATGCGTTGCTGTGACAAAACGGTGGGTCTTGTCAGACATAGACAGTCCGGGAAGAGCCTGGAATATCTCACCTCCGCCATTGTTCAGCAGCAGGATACGCAGATTGCAACCGAAGTTACTGTTCCAAAGCGCATTCATGTCATAAAAGAAACTCAGGTCGCCGATTACGACAAAGTTCAGCTTGTCGGATGCAACCGCATAACCGATAGCGGTAGACAAGGAACCTTCTATGCCGCTTGTTCCCCGGTTACAGCAGACTTCCACCTCTTCGGGCAAATTGTATAACTGTGCGTAACGCACCGTCGAACTGTTACCCAAATGTAAAGCGGACGGGGTAGGCAATGATTTGATCAACTCACCGATCGCTGCCATTTCTGAGTAAGCAAATTCCGGTTGCGGAAGCTCTTTCGTATTGTTTTCCCAAACCCGGGGAAACTCAGTCGGTTTATTTTCCAGGAGATAAGCGATTTTTTCCAAAAATTCGAACGGGTCCATCTCTATCACGGTTGTCATGGAACCATACAAGTCGGCTACTTCGCCATCCGCAGATACATGCCAGTGTTCTTTTGGAGGATTTTCCCGAAGGAATTTCTTCAAACGCTTGGAAACGATATGACCTCCATAGGTAATAACCAGCTCGGGAACCATCTTATCCAGTGTCTCTTCAGGCAAAGCATAGAGTGCTGCATCGAAATTCTTAACCGGAATGCCGGGAATTGTTTTATTGCTGGTATGTTCAGTCAGCCAGGTAAAATGTTTGTAGAGCAGTTTGGATATCTTCTTTTCAAAAAGATAGATCAGACTCATCTGACCGACAATGATCATTCGTTTGTTGTATTTGTTCAGGCGTTCGATCAGCGTATTGTATTCCCGGTCGTATACGTTCAATCCCTGATAACGGGTAATGACACGTACTTCCGGCAGTTCGGCAGTCGTAAACCGGAACAGTGGTTCTGAGATGGGTATATTAATATGTACCGGGCCTTTACCATGATGATTCAGTTCCAGTAATGCCTCGTTGACAAGCCGGTTGCAATACCATTCATCTTCGTCAGTATGTATTTCCGGCAGGTTGACGGACTTCTTGACCAGTGAGCCGAACACACCCGGTTGCGGTAATGTCTGCCCATCCATTTGTCCGATCCATGCACCCGGACGGTCTGCCGATATCACGACAAGGGGAACATGCTGATAGTAAGCTTCCGCTACTGCCGGATGGATATTCAACAGGGCTGTACCGGAAGTGCAACAGACGGCAGCAGGTTTTCCGCCATGCAATGCGAGCCCCATCGCAAAGAATCCCGCACTTCGTTCGTCTGTTACAGGATAGCAGGTGAAGAACGGATGGTTTGCCAATGTGTGTACTATCGGAGAGTTACGGCTACCCGGACATAATACGATTTTATTTATATTATGCTCTTTGAGCAGAGCCACCAACTGAAGAATATTTTTCTTATCGGTATACATATCTTATTAATCTATTCTGTTTACTCACAAAAGTACATAATTCTACAACAATGCCCGCATGGTTTGCAATTTGTCTTCGGTCTCCTGCCATTCATCGTTAAGCATGGAAGAAGACAATAATCCCCCTCCGGCATAAAGCGTGAATGTATCTTCTTTGATATTCATGCAACGAAGGTTGACATATAAATTGGTTCTGCCTTCCGGATTCAGCCAGCCGATGAAACCGGAATAGTAACGCCGGTCGTATCCTTCGTGCTCCAGGATAAAGCGGTAAGCATCTTCTTTAGGAAGTCCGCAAACTGCAGGAGTAGGGTGTAACAGACTGAGCAGACTGCCTAATTTGCTATTACTGTCGAGCTTGAATCTGAAATCACTTTTCAGATGGCATAATGCGCCGGCACGTGCCGAATAAGGACCTTCCATGGTTGAGTCGATACCCAGCGAAGTCAGCTGGTCGTGAATGTAAGTAGACACCAACTGTTGTTCACGTATGTTTTTTTCATCCCAATAGGTCGGCATCTCTCCGTTTTGCAAAGGCTGTGTTCCGGCAAGGGCAACTGTATGCCATTCGCCTTGCTCTCCGGAGAGAATAATTTCGGGTGTTCCTCCCAACCATGTTCCTGTTTGAGGAGTATGACAGAGATAGACATACGAGCGGATGTACTGTTCGCAAGCTTTGTAAAACGCTTTGGCAGGAGAGAAGCCGGCTTTCCTGTCGAGTGTCAGACTGCGTGAAAGGACTAGTTTATCGAGCGTTTTTTCCTGCAAAGGTTTGATAAAGGAACCGAAACAATCGGTATAGTTGTCTTTTGTCTTTCTTTCGGATGAAATTTCAGTTTCATTCGGATGAAACTCTAAATCCATTCGAATGGAGTCATTCGGACAGCTCTCCGGTAACTCGGAATAATCGCGCCGGATCAGTACGATCGGACAGTCCCGGCTTACCCGAAAGGGAGCTATGACGAAACCCTGCTGTTCGTTCAGGTCTTCGATATCATATAAAAGGCAGGCAGAACCGGAAGCTTGCATGACGAACTTGGGAGAATCTTCTCCCGGAATCCGATAAATTGCAAAACTCCGCCCCTGCCTGATCAGTGTATCAATAATTTGGTACTTATTTGTTTCCTCTGAAATCATTTCTTTTTTAATATACTATTCACTACACGTATGGAAGATACCAGTTTGTCGGTAGAGGTAAACACATCCACGTTCCATACATGTGAAGAACGGCCTTTGTGGATAATAGTCCCTACGGCACGAACGGTATCTCCTTCATGGGCCGACGACATGTGGTTGCCGCTGACCTGCATGCCGACAACGATCTCGTCCGGTTTTGCCAGGATCATGGAACCCAATCCGGCAACGGTTTCAGCCAGAGCCAACGTGGCACCACCATGCAAGATACCGAAAGGCTGGCGTGTACGTTCGTCGACTGGCATCGTTGCTTCCACACGATCCTCGGAGGCATAGGTATATTGAATACCCAGGTTACCCATCAATGCATGTTTGGCACGCATATTCAGCTGGTCCAAAGGAACCTCTGTCGGTTTGATGGCTGCCAGGATCGCAGTCTCCACAGCTACTGCCACACCGTCCATGTCGTTAGCCAAGGTGGTAAAATCCGTACAGCTCTTCACTGAATCGCGGGCGTTACCCATCGCAACACTGGTGCCTGCAAGCTGCAACATCGGAACGTCGGCAATACCGTCGCCGATGGCAACAACCTGTTCGGTCGTTATTTTCAGCTTTTCCATCAATACGCCCAAGGTGTTTCCTTTGTTGATGAACTGGGGAACCACTTCCAGGTAATAATCTTCCGACCGGAATACGTCCAGTACGCCATCCAACCGTTTCTTCCAATGATTTTCCAAACCAACCAATTCCTCTTCGTTGTCACTGGCGAGGACACATTTGCAGGGACTGAAGTCGACAGCCTCCGGGAAATTATCGACACCGATCACACGCATATTGTTCAGGGCTGCTTCTTCCTTCACATGCTTGTTGTCGGGTTTGTCGGTCAGGATATAATCTTTATGGTAAGTGAAAATGGCAAAATCGTTTTTCTTTGCTTTCTTGTCCAGATAGGGCAGCATTTCCGGATTGATACGTTTTTCAAAAAGCAATTCACCTGTTTGTACATTGATGATCTGTCCACCGTTATATGAAAGAATGAAACCACCGTAGTGATCCAGTTCCAGAGCCTTAGCCAGCGGCATGACTCCGTTGGTCGGTCTGCCGGATGCCAATACAATATGTATTCCCATCTGCTGTACTTTCAGTAAAGCAGCCTGGGTACGGGCAGTTATCTCTTTATTACTATTGAGCAATGTCCCGTCTACGTCTAAAACTAATAATTTGTACTTCATGGCTTGCTGTTTTTTTTGTTTAGATGACAAAGATACTACAAAAAAGTGGAATACAGAAGAATGAAGTAATAGAATTGATTTACAGAGGTTTCATTTAAGCAGCCGATTATCTCCAACGCCACCACAATCCTTGCCGAAGCCAAGTCAAGACGTCGCAACGTTACTTGTTCGTAACCACACCATATAGGTGACGAAATTGGCACGAATGGCAAAACAAGGCGTTGTGATATAGTGAGTTACTAACAACTCACGCGACAAATCCAGTTACGGAAAAAGATTGCGTCGTTCCTCCGTGTTTTGCGTACCGACGAAGGATTCTTCACCGACTAATTTTGAACCTAAA
This is a stretch of genomic DNA from Parabacteroides chongii. It encodes these proteins:
- the menB gene encoding 1,4-dihydroxy-2-naphthoyl-CoA synthase: MSTKREWTTIKEYEDILFDFYKGIARITINRERYRNAFTPTTTTEMSDALYICRERQDINVIVLTGAGDTAFCAGGDMNVKGHGGYIGKDGVARLNVLDVQKQIRSMPKPVIAAVNGFAIGGGHVLHVVCDLTIASENAIFGQTGPRVGSFDAGFGSSYLARIVGQKKAREIWFLCRKYNAQEALDMGLVNKVVPLDKLEDEYVEWSETMMMHSPLALRMIKAGLNAELDGQAGIQELAGDATMLYYMTEEAQEGGKAFLEKRRPRFEDYPKFP
- the menD gene encoding 2-succinyl-5-enolpyruvyl-6-hydroxy-3-cyclohexene-1-carboxylic-acid synthase, yielding MYTDKKNILQLVALLKEHNINKIVLCPGSRNSPIVHTLANHPFFTCYPVTDERSAGFFAMGLALHGGKPAAVCCTSGTALLNIHPAVAEAYYQHVPLVVISADRPGAWIGQMDGQTLPQPGVFGSLVKKSVNLPEIHTDEDEWYCNRLVNEALLELNHHGKGPVHINIPISEPLFRFTTAELPEVRVITRYQGLNVYDREYNTLIERLNKYNKRMIIVGQMSLIYLFEKKISKLLYKHFTWLTEHTSNKTIPGIPVKNFDAALYALPEETLDKMVPELVITYGGHIVSKRLKKFLRENPPKEHWHVSADGEVADLYGSMTTVIEMDPFEFLEKIAYLLENKPTEFPRVWENNTKELPQPEFAYSEMAAIGELIKSLPTPSALHLGNSSTVRYAQLYNLPEEVEVCCNRGTSGIEGSLSTAIGYAVASDKLNFVVIGDLSFFYDMNALWNSNFGCNLRILLLNNGGGEIFQALPGLSMSDKTHRFVTATHKTSAQGWATERGFLYQGVRNMEELEEAMKVFTDPNPVNQPILMEVFTDKDEDVRLLKEYYHQLKQK
- a CDS encoding isochorismate synthase gives rise to the protein MISEETNKYQIIDTLIRQGRSFAIYRIPGEDSPKFVMQASGSACLLYDIEDLNEQQGFVIAPFRVSRDCPIVLIRRDYSELPESCPNDSIRMDLEFHPNETEISSERKTKDNYTDCFGSFIKPLQEKTLDKLVLSRSLTLDRKAGFSPAKAFYKACEQYIRSYVYLCHTPQTGTWLGGTPEIILSGEQGEWHTVALAGTQPLQNGEMPTYWDEKNIREQQLVSTYIHDQLTSLGIDSTMEGPYSARAGALCHLKSDFRFKLDSNSKLGSLLSLLHPTPAVCGLPKEDAYRFILEHEGYDRRYYSGFIGWLNPEGRTNLYVNLRCMNIKEDTFTLYAGGGLLSSSMLNDEWQETEDKLQTMRALL
- a CDS encoding Cof-type HAD-IIB family hydrolase, with amino-acid sequence MKYKLLVLDVDGTLLNSNKEITARTQAALLKVQQMGIHIVLASGRPTNGVMPLAKALELDHYGGFILSYNGGQIINVQTGELLFEKRINPEMLPYLDKKAKKNDFAIFTYHKDYILTDKPDNKHVKEEAALNNMRVIGVDNFPEAVDFSPCKCVLASDNEEELVGLENHWKKRLDGVLDVFRSEDYYLEVVPQFINKGNTLGVLMEKLKITTEQVVAIGDGIADVPMLQLAGTSVAMGNARDSVKSCTDFTTLANDMDGVAVAVETAILAAIKPTEVPLDQLNMRAKHALMGNLGIQYTYASEDRVEATMPVDERTRQPFGILHGGATLALAETVAGLGSMILAKPDEIVVGMQVSGNHMSSAHEGDTVRAVGTIIHKGRSSHVWNVDVFTSTDKLVSSIRVVNSILKKK